The genomic stretch CCGGTGATCGACTTCGCCAGCTGGCTCGGTGTGCCGCTTACCGTCACGCCGTACGCCTTCGGATTCACCGAAAAGTCGATGCTGAAGAACACGTCTTCCGGCGTCAGCGGCGCCCCATCGTGGAACGTCACTCCCGGCTTCAGCCGTACCGTCAGCTTCGTCCGGTCGGCCGAGTACTCGAACTGGTCCACGAGCAGGAGCTCGGGATTCCGGACATCCTTCCGGTATCGGATGAGCGGCTCGTGCACCAGCCACGGCAGGATCCGGTTCGGTGGCGCCACCACGAACGGGTAGCCCGCGTTCAGCTGCAGGTCCCCCGTCTGGTTCATCCGCAGCGTGCCGCCCTTGCGCGGCGCCTGGGTGGTGGTTGCGGGCGCCGTGGCGCCCCCGGTCCCGGCGGTTGGCGGCGTCGACCCGCTCTCGTCATCGTCATCGCCGCAGCCGACTGCCCCGAAGGCAGCCGCCCCGGCCATCGCAGCCCCCGCACCGGCAAGGAGCCGGCGCCGCGTCAGTACGCGAGAAGTCAAAGTGTCGCGTTCCATCCTGAGCAAGCTCTCCTGTCCCCGGCCGCCCTCCGCGGGCGGCCGGCGTCGTTGTGTGGTTCTGTGGTGCTCCAGTTGTGGAGGCCGGGTCACTCACGGACCGGGCGCATCGCGTAGATGCGCCGGACCGCAATCTCAACCTCGACTGTCTCCGATTCGTGGCGGACGGCCTCCGTGCCCGGCACCGGCCGCGCCGTGCCGTAGACCATCGCCACGGCGCCGTCGTCCAGGTGCTTGGCGAGCGCCACCCGCGGATTCTGGGCGATGTCGCGCGCCCGCACCGACCCGGTGAACATCCGCATCGTCAGCCGCCCATCCGGCTGGAAATCCGCATGGACAATGGCGATGTGCGGCTGGCCGTTCGGGCCCACCGAGGCCACGGTGCACCACCGCTGTGCGGTCCACATCGCGAGGAACTCGGCCGCCGAAAGCCGCCAGTCGGGGCGGGCGAACACCCGCGCCACCTCCGGCCCGGCCGTCGCGGCCGTCCGGTCCAGGATCTCCTGGATGCGCGCCACCACCTCGGGCGGCCACGTCTCAGCAGTCTGCGTCATCGTCACATCCTCCCTGCGCGGTGAGCGCCGCCGCCGCAGCACGCGCCAGCGCGGTTTCCGCATCGCGCGGTGTCACGCCCGGGTGGTTCCGTTCGCGCGCCACCGCCTCCGCGGCCTCCACCATTGGCAGCAGGTCCTCCCCGGTGTACCCGAGGCGCAGCATCATCCGGCTGAACAGGTGCGGCAGGTGGCTGCACCAGTGCAGCTCGCGCGAGGCAAGCAGGTCGTGCACCGGCGCCTCGAACGGCAGGGCGGCGCGGATCATCGCCGCGTTCCTCGCCGAG from Tepidiforma thermophila encodes the following:
- a CDS encoding pyridoxamine 5'-phosphate oxidase family protein, giving the protein MTQTAETWPPEVVARIQEILDRTAATAGPEVARVFARPDWRLSAAEFLAMWTAQRWCTVASVGPNGQPHIAIVHADFQPDGRLTMRMFTGSVRARDIAQNPRVALAKHLDDGAVAMVYGTARPVPGTEAVRHESETVEVEIAVRRIYAMRPVRE